A portion of the Deltaproteobacteria bacterium genome contains these proteins:
- the rpsG gene encoding 30S ribosomal protein S7, protein MPRRREVPKRQILPDPKYNSRLISQFVNGLMRDGKKSTAERIMYGALKRIQEKMKEDPLKVFEKAMENVRPALEVKSRRVGGSTYQVPVEIRGARRTALAIRWIISFAFKRGEKAMESKLAAEFMDAAGKRGASIKKKEDTHKMAEANKAFAHYRW, encoded by the coding sequence CCCAAGAGACAAATATTGCCGGACCCGAAATACAACAGTCGATTGATTTCGCAGTTTGTAAACGGTCTCATGCGCGACGGAAAGAAGAGCACCGCCGAGCGGATTATGTATGGGGCTTTGAAACGCATCCAGGAAAAGATGAAGGAAGATCCGTTGAAGGTCTTCGAAAAGGCCATGGAGAACGTCAGACCCGCGTTGGAAGTCAAGTCTCGCAGGGTCGGCGGATCGACCTATCAAGTACCTGTGGAGATAAGAGGCGCACGAAGAACGGCCCTCGCCATCCGGTGGATTATTTCATTTGCGTTCAAACGGGGGGAGAAGGCCATGGAGTCCAAGCTGGCTGCAGAGTTTATGGATGCGGCGGGCAAGCGTGGCGCTTCGATAAAGAAGAAAGAAGATACGCACAAGATGGCCGAAGCCAATAAGGCATTCGCCCATTATCGGTGGTAA